One part of the Vicia villosa cultivar HV-30 ecotype Madison, WI linkage group LG6, Vvil1.0, whole genome shotgun sequence genome encodes these proteins:
- the LOC131613854 gene encoding uncharacterized protein LOC131613854: MAATTPCANSPHLNPQFARTAANGRTSELKTGTTCVAQADEETLFKRLFPHSMLLKAKDWYLDQPEVVMTDWNTLEEKFLERFYSQNRFFDAKTTTAVFSQGSNESLNEAWERYKAMLRKCKGHDFAEVDQIHMFHNGLTPTNKTLLDATTGGSLMSKTPAEATQIIERMALNDRQGNHDRTVRDKKPGLLELTNSDALLAQNKLLTSQNQNPNHPPYQQGYPPRNNNQGYQQRPNNQGYQQQTFQPYTQPPPQQQGGPSKLEETMTQFMQMSMTNQKNQDAAIKNLETQVGQLAKQIAANQSNATFSANTQENPKEDCKAVVTRTGQKGDSEEVENNDIEKEDDNRVAEDEENEIVERDEQRGTKKIITAARCQTGEARCAIVSRLPQKAKDPGRVTLPVTIGNQHIGNGLIDLGSSINLIPLSIVKRLGNIDMKSTRMTLQLADKSTTLPHGVAQDMLIKVDKFLFPVDFVVIDMEEDKE, from the exons ATGGCCGCCACAACTCCATGCGCAAATAGTCCTCACCTTAATCCACAATTTGCGAggactgccgccaacgggcggacATCTGAATTGAAGACCG gtacTACATGTGTAGCTCAAGCGGATGAAGAGACATTGTTCAAAAGGTTGTTCCCACATTCCATGCTATTAAAGGCTAAAGATTGGTATCTAGATCAACCTGAAGTAGTAATGACTGATTGGAATACCTTGGAAGAAAAATTCTTGGaacggttttactctcaaaaccgattctttgatGCAAAAACAACAACTGCGGTattctctcaaggtagtaatgaatcactGAATGAAGCTTGGGAAAGATATAAAGCTATGCTGAGGAAATGCAAGGGACACGATTTTGCAGAAGTTGATCAAATTCACATGTTCCACAACGGTCTCACACccacaaacaagacacttttggatgccACAACTGGTGGCTCACTAATGTCCAAAACACCTGCTGAAGCGACTCAAATAattgagcgaatggctctaaatgaccgtcagggcaatcatgatcgaactgtCAGAGATAAGAAACCTGGATTGTTAGAGCTAACTAATAGTGATGCTCTGTTGGCTCaaaacaaattgctaacttcacaa aatcaaaaTCCGAATCATCCGCCGTATCAGCAGGGTTATCCACCAAGGAAtaacaatcaaggttatcaacaaagacCTAACAATCAAGGATACCAACAACAAACATTTCAACCCTACACTCAACCgccaccacaacaacaaggaggaccgtCTAAGTTGGAAGAAACTATGACACAATTCATGCAGATGTCAATGACAAACCAGAAAAACCAGGATGCAGCAATTAAAAATTTGGAAACTCAGGTGGGGCAACTTGCTAAACAGATTGCGGCTAATCAGTCGAATGCAACattctccgccaacactcaagagaatccgAAAGAGGATTGCAAAGCAGTGGTAACCAGAACTGGTCAGAAAGGCGATAGtgaggaagttgaaaacaatgATATTGAGAAGGAAGATGATAACCGTGTtgcggaagatgaggagaatgaaattGTTGAGCGAGATGAACAAAGAGGAACCAAAAAAATCATTACCGCGGCGCGCTGCCAAACCGGCGAGGCGCGCTG CGCTATAGTGTCCCGTCTCCCTCAAAAAGCAAAAGACCCTGGACGAGTTACACTACCTGTCACAATTGGCAATCAGCACATTGGGAATGGATTGATAGATCTGGGATCAAGCATCAATCTAATTCCTCTATCAATAGTGAAGCGGTTGGGAAATATTGATATGAAGTCAACAAGAATGACCTTACAACTAGCAGATAAATCCACCACTCTTCCTCACGGCGTCGCACAAGACATGTTAATAAAGGTAGACAAATTTTTGTTTCCAGTAGACTTTGTTGTgattgatatggaagaagataaagaATAA